One window of Quercus robur chromosome 5, dhQueRobu3.1, whole genome shotgun sequence genomic DNA carries:
- the LOC126725941 gene encoding uncharacterized protein LOC126725941, protein MLPQQWASPCGNQCTNKYAALMQIPWRVFCKKGCDADVKTWEECLEECNEICYKDPVLKDHQWSSYIDRSPGHSTYSEECFHACVSGCGYKFDMHSEKVDKVRPNRPLKLPPPVPKPTRPSVDHIETAEDIPSTSA, encoded by the exons atgtTACCACAGCAGTGGGCGTCGCCTTGCGGAAACCAGTGCACCAACAAATACGCAGCACTGATGCAGATTCCAT GGCGTGTATTTTGCAAAAAGGGCTGTGATGCTGATGTAAAGACATGGGAAGAAT GCTTGGAGGAGTGCAATGAGATATGCTATAAGGACCCTGTATTAAAGGACCACCAATGGAGTTCCTACATTGACCGTTCTCCTGGACATTCCACCTACTCAGAG GAATGTTTCCATGCTTGTGTATCTGGCTGTGGGTACAAG TTTGATATGCACTCGGAGAAAGTTGATAAAGTTCGTCCGAATAGGCCACTAAAGCTTCCCCCCCCTGTTCCAAAGCCAACTAGACCATCTGTTGATCACATAGAGACTGCTGAAGACATTCCTAGCACTTCTGCATAG
- the LOC126728179 gene encoding uncharacterized protein LOC126728179 produces MEANCHSEQGPRPKKGRTDDKKDRDNRKTGPPARNQNYTPLNALLDQVLMQIKDDPSLKWPEKMKGDPNKRNKNKYYCFHRDHGHDTDECYDLKQQIENLIRQGKLRHFVGRDHKNEKLKGKMEESSRPPLGEIRVIIGGTSVRQSSKSKKTYLKVVQNVQLSRRSPRTRGTDESTISFTNKEAERIHHPHDDAIVITLLIADYTTKRVLVDNGSSTDILYYPTFQQMRLGRDQLRPVSSPLIGFGGMKVQPVGTITLPVVVGAYPQQVTKDVSFLVVDCSSSYNAIIGRPTLNS; encoded by the coding sequence ATGGAAGCAAACTGCCACTCTGAACAAGGGccccgtccaaagaagggacggacggACGACAAAAAGGACCGAGATAATAGGAAGACAGGCCCCCCAGCAAGGAATCAGAATTATACACCCCTAAATGCTCTACTTGATCAAGTGCTCATGCagatcaaggatgatccttccttgaagtggCCAGAGAAGATGAAAGGCGATCCTAACAAGCGCAATAAGAATAAATACTATTGCTTCCATAGAGATCATGGCCATGACACGGACGAATGTTATGACttgaagcagcagattgagaatcttattagacaaggaaagttGAGGCATTTCGTTGGAAGAGATCATAAAAATGAGAAGTTGAAGGGAAAAATGGAAGAATCATCACGACCCCCACTTGGAGAGATAAGGGTTATTATAGGAGGGACTTCAGTAAGACAGTCTTCCAAGTCAAAGAAGACGTATCTCAAAGTGGTGCAAAACGTCCAACTTTCTAGACGATCACCAAGGACGAGGGGGACCGATGAGTCAACTATCTCATTCACCAACAAAGAAGCTGAAAGGATTCATCATCCGCATGACGATGCCATTGTCATTACTTTACTTATCGCAGATTATACAACTAAGAGAGTGTTGGTGGATAATGGAAGTTCAACAGATATATTGTACTACCCTACCTTCCAACAGATGAGGCTTGGACGAGATCAACTTCGTCCAGTGAGCTCGCCATTGATAGGGTTTGGAGGAATGAAAGTGCAACCTGTGGGTACCATTACGTTGCCTGTAGTGGTGGGAGCATATCCGCAGCAAGTAACTAAGGACGTGAGTTTCTTAGTGGTTGACTGTTCGTCATCCTACAATGCCATAATTGGAAGACCAACTCTAAATAGTTGA